The following coding sequences lie in one Hippopotamus amphibius kiboko isolate mHipAmp2 chromosome 17, mHipAmp2.hap2, whole genome shotgun sequence genomic window:
- the LOC130839870 gene encoding CDGSH iron-sulfur domain-containing protein 3, mitochondrial isoform X10 yields MGGVGALLRPAAWKLNQRRDITSWLARWFPRTPAKSVVALKTPIKVTLVAGKTYRWCVCGHSKKQPFCDGSHFFKRTGLSPLKFKAQETRMVALCTCKATQKPPYCDGTHRSERVQKAEVGSPL; encoded by the exons ATGGGCGGCGTGGGGGCGCTGCTGCGGCCGGCGGCCTGG AAGCTGAACCAAAGACGGGACATCACCTCCTGGCTG GCCCGATGGTTCCCCAGAACCCCAGCCAAGTCCGTGGTAGCCCTAAAAACACCTATCAAGGTGACGCTGGTGGCGGGGAAAACCTacaggtggtgtgtgtgtggccacAGCAAGAAGCAG CCCTTCTGTGATGGGTCCCACTTCTTCAAACGCACTGGCCTATCCCCACTCAAGTTCAAGGCCCAGGAGACCCGCATGGTGGCACTCTGTACCTGCAAGGCCACGCAGAAGCCCCCGTACTGCGATGGCACCCACAGGAGTGAGCGGGTGCAGAAGGCAGAAGTGGGCTCCCCACTCTGA
- the PCGF2 gene encoding polycomb group RING finger protein 2 isoform X1, with the protein MHRTTRIKITELNPHLMCALCGGYFIDATTIVECLHSFCKTCIVRYLETNKYCPMCDVQVHKTRPLLSIRSDKTLQDIVYKLVPGLFKDEMKRRRDFYAAYPLTEVPNGSNEDRGEVLEQEKGALSDDEIVSLSIEFYEGVRDREEKKGPLENGDGDKEKQTGVRFLRCPAAMTVMHLAKFLRNKMDVPSKYKVEVLYEDEPLKEYYTLMDIAYIYPWRRNGPLPLKYRVQPACKRLALPTAPTPSEGTNTSGASECESVSDKAPSPATLPATCSSLPSPATPSQGSPSSHGPSAPHPTSPTPPATAGGATAAANGGTSNCLQTPPSTSRGRKMTVNGAPVPPLT; encoded by the exons ATGCATCGGACCACACGCATCAAAATCACCGAGCTGAACCCTCACCTCATGTGTGCCCTCTGTGGGGGGTATTTCATCGACGCCACTACCATCGTGGAGTGCTTGCATTCCT TCTGCAAAACCTGCATCGTGCGCTACCTGGAGACCAACAAGTACTGCCCCATGTGCGACGTGCAGGTCCACAAAACCCGGCCGCTGCTCAGCATCAG ATCTGACAAAACCCTTCAAGACATTGTCTACAAATTGGTCCCTGGGCTTTTTAAAG ATGAGATGAAACGGCGCCGGGATTTCTATGCAGCCTACCCCCTGACAGAAG TCCCCAACGGCTCCAACGAGGACCGTGGTGAGGTTCTGGAGCAGGAGAAAGGGGCTCTGAGTGACGATGAGATCGTCAGCCTCTCCATCGAGTTCTATGAAGGTGTCAG GGACCGGGAAGAGAAGAAGGGCCCCCTGGAGAATGGGGATGGCGACAAGGAGAAG CAGACAGGGGTGCGCTTCCTGCGATGCCCAGCAGCCATGACTGTTATGCATCTTGCCAAGTTTCTCCGCAACAAGATGGATGTGCCCAGCAAGTACAAG gTTGAGGTTCTCTATGAGGACGAGCCGCTGAAGGAATACTATACCCTTATGGACATTGCCTACATCTACCCCTGGCGGCGG aATGGCCCTCTCCCCCTCAAGTATCGTGTCCAGCCAGCCTGCAAGCGGCTCGCCTTGCCCACAGCGCCCACCCCCTCCGAGGGCACCAACACCAGCGGGGCGTCCGAGTGTGAGTCAGTCAGCGACAAGGCTCCCAGCCCCGCCACCCTGCCGgccacctgctcctccctgcccagcccagccaccccctcccagggCTCTCCCAGCTCCCACGGCCCCTCAGCCCCCCACCctacctcccccactccccctgcGACAGCCGGGGGAGCCACCGCAGCTGCCAACGGGGGCACCTCGAACTGCCTGCAGACACCACCTTCCACCAGCAGGGGGCGCAAGATGACTGTCAACGGAGCTCCTGTGCCCCCCTTAACTTGA
- the PCGF2 gene encoding polycomb group RING finger protein 2 isoform X3 produces MHKRVTLPSPLPPPRHHASDHTHQNHRAEPSPHVCPLWGVFHRRHYHRGVLAFLSDKTLQDIVYKLVPGLFKDEMKRRRDFYAAYPLTEVPNGSNEDRGEVLEQEKGALSDDEIVSLSIEFYEGVRDREEKKGPLENGDGDKEKQTGVRFLRCPAAMTVMHLAKFLRNKMDVPSKYKVEVLYEDEPLKEYYTLMDIAYIYPWRRNGPLPLKYRVQPACKRLALPTAPTPSEGTNTSGASECESVSDKAPSPATLPATCSSLPSPATPSQGSPSSHGPSAPHPTSPTPPATAGGATAAANGGTSNCLQTPPSTSRGRKMTVNGAPVPPLT; encoded by the exons ATGCACAAAAG GGTGACGCTCCCcagtcccctgcccccaccccggcaTCATGCATCGGACCACACGCATCAAAATCACCGAGCTGAACCCTCACCTCATGTGTGCCCTCTGTGGGGGGTATTTCATCGACGCCACTACCATCGTGGAGTGCTTGCATTCCT ATCTGACAAAACCCTTCAAGACATTGTCTACAAATTGGTCCCTGGGCTTTTTAAAG ATGAGATGAAACGGCGCCGGGATTTCTATGCAGCCTACCCCCTGACAGAAG TCCCCAACGGCTCCAACGAGGACCGTGGTGAGGTTCTGGAGCAGGAGAAAGGGGCTCTGAGTGACGATGAGATCGTCAGCCTCTCCATCGAGTTCTATGAAGGTGTCAG GGACCGGGAAGAGAAGAAGGGCCCCCTGGAGAATGGGGATGGCGACAAGGAGAAG CAGACAGGGGTGCGCTTCCTGCGATGCCCAGCAGCCATGACTGTTATGCATCTTGCCAAGTTTCTCCGCAACAAGATGGATGTGCCCAGCAAGTACAAG gTTGAGGTTCTCTATGAGGACGAGCCGCTGAAGGAATACTATACCCTTATGGACATTGCCTACATCTACCCCTGGCGGCGG aATGGCCCTCTCCCCCTCAAGTATCGTGTCCAGCCAGCCTGCAAGCGGCTCGCCTTGCCCACAGCGCCCACCCCCTCCGAGGGCACCAACACCAGCGGGGCGTCCGAGTGTGAGTCAGTCAGCGACAAGGCTCCCAGCCCCGCCACCCTGCCGgccacctgctcctccctgcccagcccagccaccccctcccagggCTCTCCCAGCTCCCACGGCCCCTCAGCCCCCCACCctacctcccccactccccctgcGACAGCCGGGGGAGCCACCGCAGCTGCCAACGGGGGCACCTCGAACTGCCTGCAGACACCACCTTCCACCAGCAGGGGGCGCAAGATGACTGTCAACGGAGCTCCTGTGCCCCCCTTAACTTGA
- the PCGF2 gene encoding polycomb group RING finger protein 2 isoform X2, with protein sequence MHRTTRIKITELNPHLMCALCGGYFIDATTIVECLHSFCKTCIVRYLETNKYCPMCDVQVHKTRPLLSIRSDKTLQDIVYKLVPGLFKDEMKRRRDFYAAYPLTEVPNGSNEDRGEVLEQEKGALSDDEIVSLSIEFYEGVRDREEKKGPLENGDGDKEKTGVRFLRCPAAMTVMHLAKFLRNKMDVPSKYKVEVLYEDEPLKEYYTLMDIAYIYPWRRNGPLPLKYRVQPACKRLALPTAPTPSEGTNTSGASECESVSDKAPSPATLPATCSSLPSPATPSQGSPSSHGPSAPHPTSPTPPATAGGATAAANGGTSNCLQTPPSTSRGRKMTVNGAPVPPLT encoded by the exons ATGCATCGGACCACACGCATCAAAATCACCGAGCTGAACCCTCACCTCATGTGTGCCCTCTGTGGGGGGTATTTCATCGACGCCACTACCATCGTGGAGTGCTTGCATTCCT TCTGCAAAACCTGCATCGTGCGCTACCTGGAGACCAACAAGTACTGCCCCATGTGCGACGTGCAGGTCCACAAAACCCGGCCGCTGCTCAGCATCAG ATCTGACAAAACCCTTCAAGACATTGTCTACAAATTGGTCCCTGGGCTTTTTAAAG ATGAGATGAAACGGCGCCGGGATTTCTATGCAGCCTACCCCCTGACAGAAG TCCCCAACGGCTCCAACGAGGACCGTGGTGAGGTTCTGGAGCAGGAGAAAGGGGCTCTGAGTGACGATGAGATCGTCAGCCTCTCCATCGAGTTCTATGAAGGTGTCAG GGACCGGGAAGAGAAGAAGGGCCCCCTGGAGAATGGGGATGGCGACAAGGAGAAG ACAGGGGTGCGCTTCCTGCGATGCCCAGCAGCCATGACTGTTATGCATCTTGCCAAGTTTCTCCGCAACAAGATGGATGTGCCCAGCAAGTACAAG gTTGAGGTTCTCTATGAGGACGAGCCGCTGAAGGAATACTATACCCTTATGGACATTGCCTACATCTACCCCTGGCGGCGG aATGGCCCTCTCCCCCTCAAGTATCGTGTCCAGCCAGCCTGCAAGCGGCTCGCCTTGCCCACAGCGCCCACCCCCTCCGAGGGCACCAACACCAGCGGGGCGTCCGAGTGTGAGTCAGTCAGCGACAAGGCTCCCAGCCCCGCCACCCTGCCGgccacctgctcctccctgcccagcccagccaccccctcccagggCTCTCCCAGCTCCCACGGCCCCTCAGCCCCCCACCctacctcccccactccccctgcGACAGCCGGGGGAGCCACCGCAGCTGCCAACGGGGGCACCTCGAACTGCCTGCAGACACCACCTTCCACCAGCAGGGGGCGCAAGATGACTGTCAACGGAGCTCCTGTGCCCCCCTTAACTTGA
- the PSMB3 gene encoding proteasome subunit beta type-3 produces MSIMSYNGGAVMAMKGKNCVAIAADRRFGIQAQMVTTDFQKIFPMGDRLYIGLAGLATDVQTVAQRLKFRLNLYELKEGRQIKPYTLMSMVANLLYEKRFGPYYTEPVIAGLDPKTFKPFICSLDLIGCPMVTDDFVVSGTCTEQMYGMCESLWEPNMDPEHLFETISQAMLNAVDRDAVSGMGVIVHIIEKDKITTRTLKARMD; encoded by the exons ATG TCTATTATGTCCTATAACGGAGGGGCCGTCATGGCCATGAAGGGGAAGAACTGTGTGGCCATCGCTGCCGACAGGCGCTTCGGGATCCAGGCCCAGATGGTGACCACCGACTTCCAGAAGATCTTTCCCATGGGCGACCGGCTGTACATCGGCCTGGCCGGACTCGCCACCGACGTCCAGACAGT TGCCCAGCGCCTCAAGTTCCGGCTGAACCTGTATGAGCTAAAGGAAGGTCGGCAGATCAAGCCTTATACCCTCATGAGCATGGTGGCCAACCTCTTGTACGAGAAACG GTTTGGGCCCTACTACACTGAGCCGGTCATTGCCGGATTAGACCCGAAGACCTTTAAGCCCTTCATTTGCTCTCTAGACCTTATCGGCTGCCCCATGGTGACTGATGACTTTGTAGTCAGTGGTACCTGCACAGAACAAATGTACGGGATGTGCGAGTCCCTGTGGGAGCCCAACATG GATCCAGAACACCTGTTTGAAACTATCTCACAAGCCATGCTGAATGCGGTGGACAGGGATGCAGTGTCGGGCATGGGAGTCATCGTCCACATCAT